A DNA window from Mucilaginibacter xinganensis contains the following coding sequences:
- a CDS encoding PAS domain-containing sensor histidine kinase: MPEIELFKAVIENVVDGIIIIERNGCVLLANPSACNLFGYTNSDLKGQNISALMPGRDGALHQNYIELYESTGRAKIIGKGREVVGKKKDGSTFPMRLAVSELKYNGKVMYTGVIHDLSHRKDAEEKRQHYTAGLEAIIDERTSFLNNIVKTLEQAKEEVYTSLLKEKEVNKLKTQFVSIASHEFRTPLSSIQLSASLIERYFDSLNKAKIFSHINKIKNAVKYLTAILDDFLSVERIEIGQLEPQYKDVNMVELMTDIIQEMKAQVNPHQVINYVHNGITTKIKLDSNLLKHCIYNLLSNAIKYSGSFGKIAVETEINDQMCRISVTDNGIGIPREDQDHLFEVFFRAGNTGEIQGTGLGLNIVKRYAELMNGKVTFESKEGYTNFNVIFPLNTLLLPDNAGDI; encoded by the coding sequence ATGCCAGAAATTGAGCTGTTTAAAGCAGTTATTGAAAATGTTGTTGATGGCATTATAATCATCGAAAGGAATGGGTGTGTGTTATTGGCGAACCCTTCCGCTTGTAATTTGTTCGGCTACACAAATAGCGACTTAAAGGGCCAGAATATCAGTGCACTTATGCCAGGCAGAGATGGGGCCCTGCATCAAAATTACATTGAACTTTATGAAAGTACCGGGAGAGCTAAAATCATCGGGAAGGGCAGGGAAGTGGTTGGTAAAAAAAAGGATGGATCAACTTTCCCGATGCGGCTGGCTGTAAGCGAGTTGAAATATAACGGTAAGGTTATGTACACGGGTGTGATTCACGATTTGAGTCATAGAAAAGATGCCGAAGAAAAAAGGCAGCACTATACTGCCGGCCTTGAGGCAATTATTGACGAGCGGACTAGCTTTCTAAACAATATAGTTAAAACCCTCGAACAGGCAAAGGAGGAGGTTTATACCTCATTGTTGAAGGAAAAGGAGGTTAATAAATTAAAAACTCAGTTTGTTTCTATTGCATCACATGAGTTTCGTACGCCGCTCAGCAGTATCCAATTGTCAGCTTCGCTGATTGAACGCTACTTTGATAGTTTGAATAAAGCAAAAATATTCAGCCATATCAACAAAATTAAAAACGCGGTAAAATATTTAACGGCTATTTTAGATGATTTTCTGTCGGTAGAAAGAATTGAAATTGGTCAATTGGAGCCTCAGTACAAAGACGTTAATATGGTTGAGTTGATGACAGACATTATACAGGAAATGAAGGCACAGGTTAATCCGCACCAGGTAATTAATTATGTACATAACGGTATAACCACTAAAATAAAACTCGATAGTAATCTGCTTAAACATTGTATTTACAACCTGTTATCAAATGCCATAAAATATTCCGGCAGCTTTGGTAAAATTGCTGTTGAAACAGAAATAAATGATCAAATGTGTCGAATCTCTGTAACGGATAATGGTATCGGCATTCCCAGGGAAGACCAGGATCACCTGTTTGAGGTTTTTTTCAGGGCCGGCAACACGGGTGAAATCCAGGGCACCGGATTAGGATTAAATATTGTAAAGCGATATGCTGAGCTAATGAACGGCAAAGTGACTTTTGAAAGTAAAGAAGGCTATACCAATTTCAATGTAATTTTTCCTTTAAATACTTTGCTGTTGCCGGATAATGCCGGTGATATTTAA
- a CDS encoding pyridoxamine 5'-phosphate oxidase family protein, which produces MLGELNNEQIEELLTNQAVGRIGCHSGGVTYIVPINYLYENSVVYAHSAQGMKIEKMRENPDVCFEVDKIEAIVNWQSVIAWGKFEEVTDMQEQEGVMRKLIMKVMPLMNSKTNHPSHGITANESDIGNKKELIVYKITLNHKTGRFETS; this is translated from the coding sequence ATGTTAGGAGAACTAAATAACGAACAAATTGAAGAGTTATTAACTAACCAGGCAGTTGGCAGGATAGGTTGCCATTCTGGTGGCGTAACCTACATTGTTCCGATAAATTATTTATATGAAAATTCAGTGGTTTATGCTCATTCAGCCCAGGGAATGAAGATCGAAAAGATGCGGGAGAACCCCGATGTATGCTTTGAAGTGGATAAAATTGAGGCAATTGTGAACTGGCAAAGTGTAATTGCCTGGGGTAAGTTTGAGGAAGTAACCGATATGCAAGAACAGGAAGGCGTGATGCGAAAACTCATTATGAAAGTGATGCCATTGATGAACAGTAAAACAAACCATCCCTCGCATGGCATTACTGCGAATGAAAGCGATATTGGCAACAAAAAAGAACTAATAGTTTATAAAATAACGTTAAACCATAAAACCGGTCGCTTTGAAACAAGTTAA
- a CDS encoding alpha/beta hydrolase-fold protein has protein sequence MKKILFSIFLLPLVVFNSFSQQFEVGYATAASDQPFTGYVILYMSKDSKIPKSGMIGFGSTAYFSVYVKNLKPGATVKIDDKATSYPVALSDLERGEYYAQIVWDKNLGGRSIAESPGNIYSDPVKLTVDKNTKTNYHLFADKVIPVSEFKETQFVKELKAPSALLSKFHGKPVTVDAAVILPKEYFTETNRKFPVLFKVSGFGGDYHRYSGSVTPGSPIDTIPVITVYLDGNCPLGHSVYANSDNNGPWGDALTTELIPQLEKQYRCNGAKLLTGHSSGGWTVAWLQTHYPKVFDGCWSSSPDPVDFRSFQKINLYTDKSMFYGKDSTLNNVATIAGFFPWVTMKNIYKAEQVIYRGEQMHSFNAVFSKKGSDGWPQSICNSVTGEIDTAVVSHWKNYDISLYLRTNWAQLKPDLDGKLRISVGRQDNFLLNYAVTMLEGEMKKLNSTFQFAYYPGDHFTVSSPEYMKDGNQFLALKYKEWLAKTK, from the coding sequence ATGAAAAAAATTCTGTTCAGTATTTTCTTGCTCCCGCTGGTCGTTTTTAACTCATTTTCACAGCAGTTTGAAGTCGGTTACGCCACCGCTGCATCTGATCAGCCTTTTACCGGCTATGTTATATTGTACATGTCGAAAGATAGTAAGATTCCTAAAAGCGGGATGATTGGGTTTGGATCTACAGCCTATTTTTCAGTGTACGTTAAAAATTTAAAACCGGGTGCAACCGTAAAAATTGATGATAAAGCTACTTCGTATCCTGTTGCTTTGTCAGATCTGGAACGCGGCGAGTATTACGCACAAATAGTATGGGACAAAAACCTGGGCGGCCGCTCAATAGCAGAAAGCCCCGGAAATATTTACAGCGACCCGGTAAAACTTACTGTAGATAAAAACACAAAAACAAATTACCACCTGTTTGCCGATAAAGTGATCCCGGTATCGGAATTTAAAGAAACCCAGTTTGTAAAAGAATTGAAAGCACCCTCTGCGCTATTAAGTAAATTTCATGGCAAACCCGTAACGGTTGATGCCGCCGTTATTCTTCCTAAGGAGTATTTTACTGAAACTAACCGCAAATTCCCGGTATTGTTCAAAGTGTCGGGGTTTGGCGGCGATTATCACCGTTATTCGGGGTCGGTTACACCCGGCAGCCCTATTGACACCATTCCCGTAATAACAGTTTATCTCGATGGAAACTGCCCTTTAGGACACAGTGTGTACGCCAATAGCGATAACAACGGTCCGTGGGGAGATGCGCTTACAACGGAGCTGATTCCGCAGTTGGAAAAGCAATACCGGTGTAACGGTGCGAAATTGTTGACAGGCCACAGCAGCGGCGGCTGGACTGTAGCCTGGCTGCAAACCCATTATCCAAAGGTTTTTGACGGCTGCTGGTCAAGCTCTCCCGACCCGGTTGATTTCAGGAGTTTTCAGAAAATTAATTTATATACCGATAAAAGCATGTTTTACGGTAAAGATAGCACCTTAAATAATGTAGCAACTATAGCCGGTTTTTTTCCATGGGTAACCATGAAGAACATTTACAAAGCCGAGCAGGTGATTTATAGGGGCGAGCAGATGCATTCATTTAATGCGGTGTTCAGTAAAAAAGGAAGCGATGGCTGGCCGCAAAGTATATGCAACAGCGTTACAGGCGAAATTGACACCGCTGTAGTTTCACACTGGAAGAACTACGACATCTCCCTGTATTTAAGAACCAACTGGGCACAGCTAAAGCCTGATCTTGATGGTAAGCTGCGAATTTCTGTAGGCAGGCAGGATAATTTCCTGTTGAATTATGCGGTAACCATGTTGGAAGGGGAGATGAAGAAATTAAACTCAACTTTCCAATTTGCCTATTACCCTGGTGATCATTTCACGGTTTCATCACCTGAGTATATGAAAGATGGCAACCAGTTCCTGGCATTAAAATACAAGGAGTGGTTAGCTAAAACAAAATAA
- a CDS encoding 2OG-Fe(II) oxygenase: protein MELIFDEMIDSYLTSSVGISKDFLSVLLCGHLTQNLHQLYNGGQLLFAGTGNNKVVNFDTLLRSDKIYWLDRLHNDPHENAFFDLVDLFVAYLNRTCYAGITGYEFHYALYETGCFYGRHLDSFKHNGNRAFSMIMYLNKDWVKADGGELRIYQPGNLQDIEPQNGKSVFFKSTELEHEVLKTNKPRMSITGWLKTD, encoded by the coding sequence GTGGAGCTGATATTTGATGAAATGATTGATAGTTACCTAACCAGTAGTGTAGGTATCTCTAAGGACTTTTTAAGCGTTCTGCTTTGCGGCCATTTAACGCAAAACCTGCACCAGCTTTATAACGGAGGACAACTGCTTTTCGCTGGCACCGGGAATAATAAGGTGGTGAATTTTGATACTTTGTTAAGGAGTGATAAGATATACTGGCTGGACAGACTGCATAATGATCCGCATGAAAACGCCTTCTTCGATTTGGTTGACCTGTTTGTGGCTTATTTGAACCGTACTTGCTACGCAGGTATTACCGGGTACGAATTTCACTATGCTTTATACGAGACAGGCTGTTTTTACGGAAGGCACCTCGACAGTTTCAAACATAACGGCAACCGCGCCTTTTCCATGATCATGTATCTGAATAAGGATTGGGTGAAGGCAGATGGGGGTGAGCTAAGGATTTATCAACCTGGAAATTTACAGGATATTGAACCTCAAAACGGCAAAAGCGTTTTTTTTAAAAGTACTGAACTGGAGCATGAAGTATTAAAAACAAATAAGCCCCGCATGAGTATTACCGGCTGGCTTAAAACCGATTAA
- a CDS encoding CHC2 zinc finger domain-containing protein, giving the protein MFAAYTMSPEFIQTQTDITRIISRHLKLEEGRRILKGNCPFHADHSDSLMVSPVKNIFKCFGCGKEGGPIEFVMAMENMSYDEAVKSLALEFGV; this is encoded by the coding sequence ATGTTTGCAGCATACACCATGTCGCCAGAATTTATACAAACACAAACGGATATAACCAGGATTATTTCACGACACCTTAAGCTTGAAGAAGGTAGACGGATTTTAAAAGGAAATTGCCCCTTTCATGCAGATCATTCAGACTCATTGATGGTATCGCCTGTTAAGAACATCTTCAAATGTTTTGGCTGCGGCAAAGAAGGCGGACCTATTGAGTTTGTAATGGCAATGGAAAACATGAGTTATGACGAAGCTGTAAAAAGCCTTGCTTTGGAATTTGGTGTTTAA
- a CDS encoding RNA recognition motif domain-containing protein: MIKLFVGGFPLDFTELDIAMLVGLHGDISTIKIVRDKKTRICKGYAFVEMVDKDGAERAVEALDGTEVGGRQLNVKIREEKPVVPVRGYSSAPRPFSSDGNRGNSSFGSSNNSGGSYEKKKRPRRPL, encoded by the coding sequence ATGATAAAATTATTTGTGGGGGGCTTCCCGCTTGATTTCACGGAACTTGACATAGCGATGCTCGTTGGGTTGCATGGTGACATAAGCACCATTAAAATTGTACGCGACAAAAAGACCCGGATTTGCAAGGGTTACGCCTTTGTTGAAATGGTTGATAAAGATGGTGCCGAAAGGGCCGTTGAAGCACTTGATGGAACCGAAGTTGGCGGCAGGCAGTTAAACGTTAAGATCAGGGAAGAAAAACCAGTTGTACCTGTACGTGGTTATTCGTCAGCTCCGAGGCCATTTTCCAGCGACGGAAACAGGGGTAACAGCAGCTTTGGCAGTAGTAATAATAGCGGCGGCAGTTACGAGAAAAAGAAACGTCCCCGCAGGCCTCTTTAA